The genomic stretch TAACGCTTCCAGGGCAAAAATGGCTGCCCGGGCTTTGAACGATCCGGTCACCTGCAGGGATTCGACCCGTGCCAGGATTTCACCACCTGCCTCCGAGTCATTCTCCCTCATTGAGAGATGCAGGGTGGGCATATCCTGCAAACAGCCGTTGAGTTTTTGGCGAGCGCGCTGGATGTCTTCAAAACTCAACCAAAATGCGTGTTCCATTCACCCGTTTCTTCCCAAAAACTGCTCAGGGAAACCCAGTCTCATAACCTGGCGAGAGCCTGGTCAAGGTCGGCGATGATGTCCTCGACATTCTCTAAACCAACCGAGAGGCGGATCAGACCATCATCGATGCCGGCTGCATCGCGCTCTTCCTGGGTCATGTGCTCATGGGTGATCGTGCGCGGGTGCATACAGATCGTGCGACTGGTGCCAAATGTGACAGCATGGGTAATCAGGCGAAAACTGTTCATCACTCTGGCAGCTCCCTCCATGCCGTTGGGGACAACAAATGAAAGTAAGCCACCGTTTGCCCTCATCTGGCGCCGTGCCAGCTCCGCCTGGGGGTGGTTGGGCAAGCCTGGATAATTGACCTGGCGGACTTTGGGGTGCTGAGATAAAAATTCAGCCACGCGCTGTGCATTCTGGCTATGGCGTTCCATGCGCAACGAAAGGGTTTCTAAATATTGCAGCATCAACCAGGCTTCAAAGGGTTGGAGGATCGCACCGACAAACTCGGTGGTATTCCAACGAATGTCTTCGATTAAACCCTCCGGTCCAATCACAGCTCCGCCCAACACGGTTGCATTACCGCATAAAAATTTGGTCAGCGAAAGCAGAATAATATCGGCCCCTAATTCAATTGGTTTCTGTAAAGCGGGTGTTGCCGTTGTGTTATCCACCATTAAAGGCACGCCGCGCCGATGGGCTACTTCCGCAACTCCCTGAATGTCGGTTACCTGGAGACAGGGATTGCTTGGCGTCTCCACCCAAACC from Anaerolineae bacterium encodes the following:
- a CDS encoding O-acetylhomoserine sulfhydrylase; this translates as MHTDKPFFLRDPWKYEPNGRKLSAPDQELGFDTRALHSGFRPLEDVEEFRSFAVPIVQSMTYPYECFEKFPNYIYGRSKTPTVSVLEKRLAALEGGEACVTACSGSQALFQLIFTLARPGDNVVTTLNTFGEGYKQAASIFPERCNVEFRFVRDFTSLEAWDQAIDGRTKLVWVETPSNPCLQVTDIQGVAEVAHRRGVPLMVDNTTATPALQKPIELGADIILLSLTKFLCGNATVLGGAVIGPEGLIEDIRWNTTEFVGAILQPFEAWLMLQYLETLSLRMERHSQNAQRVAEFLSQHPKVRQVNYPGLPNHPQAELARRQMRANGGLLSFVVPNGMEGAARVMNSFRLITHAVTFGTSRTICMHPRTITHEHMTQEERDAAGIDDGLIRLSVGLENVEDIIADLDQALARL